One stretch of Rattus norvegicus strain BN/NHsdMcwi chromosome 12, GRCr8, whole genome shotgun sequence DNA includes these proteins:
- the Muc3 gene encoding uncharacterized protein Muc3, with amino-acid sequence MSRQMRKTAAFCLLALVLHSLPQHIAAAGATRSESVWDGGGCLSQDGSQETRCWKAWKAVHTEIARTESIDNPEASDISETRDINEANNTGEFKKNTQINSTHHTSVISEKSARTRLKRTAGTTDNHDNTSTQERSKTPTNSQSEVRSGTSRSTSTTGNSATSESSATSGSSDTPVTQGPTEPSATIQSSDTQETSATTETTVTTVTTSTAESSATSQSSATSTTTATPETSATTETSATTVTTSTSESSTTPVTSETTESSATSKSGATIESSATAETSVTTETSVTTVTTSTTGTSVTPLTPGPSESSATPETSTTTETAVTTVTTSTTGSSVTPLTSGTTESSATTPSSATSQSSATSKSSATPETSATTETSATTVTTSTTGTSVTTVTTGPTESSATSQSSATSESSATPETSATTETSVTSVTTATTGTSVTTESSATPITTSTLGSSATSQTSVIPTTPGPTESSATSQSSATSESSATPETSATTETSVTSVTTATTGTSVTPVTPGQTESSATPETTATTAISVTTVTTAKTGTSVTTESSATPITTSTLGSSATSQTSVSPTTPGPTESSANSESSATPETSATTETSATTATSVTTATTATTGTRVTTESSATPITTSTLGSTATSQTSVSPTTPGPTESSTTSESSATPETSATTETSATTATSVTTATTATTGTRVTTESSATPITTSTLGNTATSQTSVSPTTPGQTESSTTSESSATPETSATTETSVTTVTTSTTGTSVTPVTPGPTESSATSESSATPETSATTDTTVTTLTTSTAESSDTPVTSGTTESSATSQSSATSQSSSTPETSATTETSVTSVTTSTTGTSVTPLTPGPTESSATSQSSATQETSATTETTLTPVTTSTTETSVTPVTSGTTESSATPETTAPTETSVTTVTTATTGSSATTESSATPITTSTLGSSATSQTSVTPTTPGPTESSATPETSATTETTVTTGTTSTTGTSVTPVTSGTTESSATSPSSDTAETSATIETTVTTVTTSTTGTRVTPVTSGTTESSATPETTAPTETSVTTVTTASTGTSATTESSATPITTATLGSSATSQTSVSPTTPGPTESSAPSESSATSESSATPETSATTETPVTTVTHGPTESSATSQSTATPETSATTETILTTVTTSTAESSATPVTSGTTESSATSQSSATSESSATPETSASTETTVTTVTTSTTGTRVTPVTSGTTESSATPETTAPTETSVTTVTTASTGTSATTESSATPITTATLGSSATSQTSVSPTTPGPTESSAPSESSATSDSSATPETSATTETPVTTVTHGPTESSATSQSSATPETSATTETTLTTVTTSTTGTRVTPVTSGTTESSATPETTATTETSVTTVTTATTGTSATTESSATPITTATLGSSATSRTIVTPTTPGPTESSATSQSSATPETSATTETTVTTVTTSTAESSATPVTSGTTESSATSQSSDTSESSATPETSATTETSVTTVTTSTTGTTVTPVTPGPTESSATSQSSATPETSATTETTVTILTTSTAESSATPVNSGTTESSATPETTATTETSVTTVTTATTGTSVTTESSATPISTATLGSSVTSQTSVTPTTPGPTESSATPESSATPETSATTETSVTTVTTSTTGTSVTPVTPGPTESSATSQSSATPETSAMTETTVTTVTTSTTGNSATPVTSGTTESSATPETTATTETSVTTVTTATTGTSAITESSATPISTATLGSSATSQTSVTPTTPGPTESSATPESSATPETSATTETSVTTVTTSTIGTRVTPVTSGSTESSATSQSSATPETSATTETTFTTVTTSTAESSATPVTSGTTESSATSQSSATSESSATPETSASTETNVTTVTTSTTGTSVTPVTSGTTESSATSQSSATPETSATTDTTVTSVTPGPTESSATSQSSATPETSATPETSATTETTVTTVTTSTAESSATPVTSETTEFSATSQSSATSESSATPETSATTETTVTTGTTSTTGTSVTPVTSGTTESSATSPSSDTAETSATIETTVTTVTTSTTGTRVTPVTSGTTESSATPETTAPTETSVTTVTTASTGTSATTESSATPITTATLGSSATSQTSVSPTTPGPTESSAPSESSATSESSATPETSATTETPVTTVTHGPTESSATSQSTATPETSATTETILTTVTTSTAESSATPVTSGTTESSATSQSSATSESSATPETSASTETTVTTVTTSTTGTRVTPVTSGTTESSATPETTATTETSVTTVTTATTGTSATTESSATPITTATLGSSATSQTIVTPTTPGPTESSATSQSSATPETSATTETTVTTVTTSTAESSATPVTSGTTESSATSQSSATSESSATPETSATTETSVTTVTSSTTGTTVTPVTPGPTESSATSQSSATPETSATTETTVTILTTSTAESSATPVTSGTTESSATPETTATTETSITTVTTATTGTSATTESSATPITTSTLGSSATSQTSVTPETSATTETSVTTVTTSTTGTSVTPVTPGPTESSATSQSSATPETSATTETSVTSVTTSTTGTSVTPVTTGPTESSATSQSSATSESSATPETSATTETSVTTVTTSTTGTSITPVTPGPTESSATSQSSATSESSATPETSATTETSVTTVTTSTTGTSDTTETTATPKTTTTVEISATSQTSVTPVTSGTTESSATSESSATPETSVTTVTTSITGTSATSESSATPQTSGTSDVTTTHDFTTTTNVTTIPVITTTPVGTTKPVVTTKPVITTKPVVTTTPAITTTPVNCLNGGYWSGVMCVCPNGFSGDRCQNRVPVVDCQNGGTWDGLKCQCTGLFYGPRCEEVMESVEIKPTVSAAVEVSVTVTSQEYSNELQDRNSTEFRNFNETFTKQMAIIYAGIPEYEGVIIKNLSKGSIVVDYDVILKAQYTPGFDSTLDNIVSNLETKIKNATTVQVQDDNNTCSALLCFNSTATRVQTNVTVVSDNLEEVCKKEAGEDFAKYVTLGLKDNKWYCVTPCSSGYSTSKNCSYGKCQLQRSGPRCLCLSTDTHWYSGENCDWGIQKSLVYGLVGAGVAVLLVILVILAVFSVHYRRDAQRQKSRVSEMYRWGEEEGRASPGTFHNIGFEHNEEQENDISLDSVYSNFQPSLSHINPEGKIQIQRPQVVMTSL; translated from the exons ATGTCGAGGCAGATGAGGAAGACTGCCGCGTTCTGCCTGCTGGCTCTCGTCCTCCACTCCCTGCCCCAACATATTGCTGCTGCAG GGGCCACCAGAAGTGAAAGTGTGTGGGATGGAGGAGGATGTCTCTCCCAAGATGGCAGCCAGGAGACTCGGTGCTGGAAGGCTTGGAAGGCCGTCCACACAG AAATAGCCAGGACTGAATCCATTGACAATCCAGAAGCAAGTGACATTTCTGAAACCAGGGACATCAATGAAGCAAATAACACtggggaatttaaaaaaaatactcaaatcAATAGCACTCATCACACCAGTGTCATTAGTGAAAAAAGTGCAAGAACTCGATTGAAAAGAACTGCTGGAACCACTGACAATCATGACAACACTTCCACTCAGGAAAGAAGTAAAACTCCAACTAACAGTCAGAGTGAAGTAAGGAGTGGCACTAGTAGAAGCACTTCTACAACTGGAAACAGTGCCACTTCTGAATCCAGTGCCACTTCAGGATCCAGTGACACTCCTGTAACCCAAGGACCAACTGAACCCAGTGCCACTATTCAATCCAGTGACACTCAAGAAACAAGTGCCACTACTGAAACCACTGTCACTACTGTAACCACTTCAACAGCTGAATCCAGTGCCACTTCTCAATCCAGTGCCACTTCTACAACAACTGCCACTCCAGAAACAAGTGCCACTACTGAAACCAGTGCCACTACTGTAACCACTTCAACATCTGAATCCAGTACCACTCCTGTAACCAGTGAAACAACTGAATCCAGTGCCACTTCTAAATCCGGTGCCACTATTGAATCCAGTGCCACTGCAGAAACAAGTGTCACTACTGAAACCAGTGTCACTACTGTAACCACTTCAACAACTGGAACCAGTGTCACTCCTCTAACCCCTGGACCAAGTGAATCCAGTGCCACTCCAGAAACAAGTACCACTACTGAAACCGCTGTCACTACTGTAACCACTTCAACTACTGGAAGCAGTGTCACTCCTCTAACCAGTGGAACAACTGAATCCAGTGCCACTACTCCATCCAGTGCCACTTCTCAATCCAGTGCCACTTCTAAATCCAGTGCCACTCCAGAAACAAGTGCCACTACTGAAACCAGTGCCACTACTGTAACCACTTCAACTACTGGAACCAGTGTCACTACTGTAACCACTGGACCAACTGAATCCAGTGCCACTTCTCAATCCAGTGCCACTTCAGAATCCAGTGCCACTCCAGAAACCAGTGCCACTACTGAAACCAGTGTCACATCTGTAACCACTGCAACAACTGGAACCAGTGTAACTACTGAGTCCAGTGCCACTCCTATAACAACTTCCACTCTGGGAAGCAGTGCCACTTCACAAACCAGTGTCATTCCTACAACTCCTGGACCAACTGAATCCAGTGCCACTTCTCAATCCAGTGCCACTTCTGAATCCAGTGCCACTCCAGAAACAAGTGCCACTACTGAAACCAGTGTCACATCTGTAACCACTGCAACAACTGGAACCAGTGTCACTCCTGTAACCCCTGGACAAACTGAATCCAGTGCCACTCCAGAAACAACTGCAACTACTGCAATCAGTGTCACTACTGTAACCACTGCAAAAACTGGAACCAGTGTCACAACTGAGTCCAGTGCCACTCCTATAACAACTTCCACTCTGGGAAGCAGTGCCACTTCACAAACCAGTGTCAGTCCTACAACTCCTGGACCAACTGAATCCAGTGCCAATTCTGAATCCAGTGCCACTCCAGAAACAAGTGCCACTACTGAAACAAGTGCTACTACTGCAACCAGTGTCACTACTGCAACCACTGCAACAACTGGAACGAGGGTCACTACTGAGTCCAGTGCCACTCCTATAACAACTTCCACTCTGGGAAGCACTGCCACTTCACAAACCAGTGTCAGTCCTACAACTCCTGGACCAACTGAATCCAGTACCACTTCTGAATCCAGTGCCACTCCAGAAACAAGTGCCACTACTGAAACAAGTGCTACTACTGCAACCAGTGTCACTACTGCAACCACTGCAACAACTGGAACGAGGGTCACTACTGAGTCCAGTGCCACTCCTATAACAACTTCCACTCTGGGAAACACTGCCACTTCACAAACCAGTGTCAGTCCTACAACTCCTGGACAAACTGAATCCAGTACCACTTCTGAATCCAGTGCCACTCCAGAAACAAGTGCCACTACTGAAACCAGTGTCACTACTGTAACCACTTCAACTACTGGAACCAGTGTCACTCCTGTAACCCCTGGACCAACTGAATCCAGTGCCACTTCTGAATCCAGTGCCACTCCAGAAACAAGTGCCACTACTGATACCACTGTCACTACTCTAACCACTTCAACAGCTGAATCCAGTGACACTCCTGTAACCAGTGGAACAACTGAATCCAGTGCCACTTCTCAATCCAGTGCCACTTCTCAATCCAGTTCCACTCCAGAAACAAGTGCCACTACTGAAACCAGTGTCACATCTGTAACCACATCAACAACTGGAACCAGTGTCACTCCTCTAACCCCTGGACCAACTGAATCCAGTGCCACTTCTCAGTCCAGTGCCACTCAAGAAACCAGTGCCACTACTGAAACCACTCTCACGCCTGTAACCACTTCAACTACTGAAACCAGTGTCACTCCTGTAACCAGTGGAACAACTGAATCCAGTGCCACTCCAGAAACAACTGCACCTACTGAAACCAGTGTCACTACTGTAACCACTGCAACAACTGGAAGCAGTGCCACTACTGAGTCCAGTGCCACTCCTATAACAACTTCCACTCTGGGAAGCAGTGCCACTTCACAAACCAGTGTCACTCCTACAACTCCTGGACCAACTGAATCCAGTGCCACGCCAGAAACAAGTGCCACTACTGAAACCACTGTCACTACTGGAACCACTTCAACTACTGGAACCAGTGTCACTCCTGTAACCAGTGGAACAACTGAATCCAGTGCCACTTCTCCATCCAGTGACACTGCAGAAACAAGTGCCACTATTGAAACCACTGTCACGACTGTAACCACTTCAACTACTGGAACCCGTGTCACTCCTGTAACCAGTGGAACAACTGAATCCAGTGCCACTCCAGAAACAACTGCACCTACTGAAACCAGTGTCACTACTGTAACCACTGCATCAACTGGAACCAGTGCCACTACTGAGTCCAGTGCCACTCCTATAACTACTGCCACTCTGGGAAGCAGTGCCACTTCACAAACCAGTGTCAGTCCTACAACTCCTGGACCAACTGAATCCAGTGCACCTTCTGAATCCAGTGCCACTTCTGAATCCAGTGCCACTCCAGAAACAAGTGCCACTACTGAAACCCCTGTCACTACTGTAACCCATGGACCAACTGAATCCAGTGCCACTTCTCAATCCACTGCCACTCCAGAAACAAGTGCCACTACTGAAACCATTCTCACGACTGTAACCACTTCAACAGCTGAATCCAGTGCCACTCCTGTAACCAGTGGAACAACTGAATCCAGTGCCACTTCTCAATCCAGTGCCACTTCTGAATCCAGTGCCACTCCAGAAACCAGTGCCAGTACTGAAACCACTGTCACGACTGTAACCACTTCAACTACTGGAACCCGTGTCACTCCTGTAACCAGTGGAACAACTGAATCCAGTGCCACTCCAGAAACAACTGCACCTACTGAAACCAGTGTCACTACTGTAACCACTGCATCAACTGGAACCAGTGCCACTACTGAGTCCAGTGCCACTCCTATAACTACTGCCACTCTGGGAAGCAGTGCCACTTCACAAACCAGTGTCAGTCCTACAACTCCTGGACCAACTGAATCCAGTGCACCTTCTGAATCCAGTGCCACTTCTGATTCCAGTGCCACTCCAGAAACAAGTGCCACTACTGAAACCCCTGTCACTACTGTAACCCATGGACCAACTGAATCCAGTGCCACTTCTCAATCCAGTGCCACTCCAGAAACGAGTGCCACTACTGAAACCACTCTCACGACTGTAACCACTTCAACTACTGGAACCCGTGTCACTCCTGTAACCAGTGGAACAACTGAATCCAGTGCCACTCCAGAAACAACTGCAACTACTGAAACCAGTGTCACTACTGTAACCACTGCAACAACTGGAACCAGTGCCACTACTGAGTCCAGTGCTACTCCTATAACAACTGCCACTCTGGGAAGCAGTGCCACTTCACGAACCATTGTCACTCCTACAACTCCTGGACCAACTGAATCAAGTGCCACTTCTCAATCAAGTGCCACTCCAGAAACAAGTGCCACTACTGAAACCACTGTCACTACTGTAACCACTTCGACAGCTGAATCCAGTGCCACTCCTGTAACCAGTGGAACAACTGAATCCAGTGCCACTTCTCAATCCAGTGACACTTCTGAATCCAGTGCCACTCCAGAAACAAGTGCCACTACTGAAACTAGTGTTACTACTGTAACCACTTCAACAACTGGAACCACTGTCACTCCTGTAACCCCTGGACCAACTGAATCCAGTGCCACTTCTCAATCCAGTGCCACTCCAGAAACCAGTGCCACTACTGAAACCACTGTGACTATTCTAACCACTTCAACAGCTGAATCCAGTGCCACTCCTGTAAACAGTGGAACAACTGAATCCAGTGCCACTCCAGAAACAACTGCAACTACTGAAACCAGTGTCACTACTGTAACCACTGCAACAACCGGAACCAGTGTCACTACTGAGTCCAGTGCCACTCCTATAAGTACTGCGACTCTGGGAAGCAGTGTCACTTCACAAACCAGTGTCACTCCTACAACTCCTGGACCAACTGAATCCAGTGCCACTCCTGAATCCAGTGCCACTCCAGAAACAAGTGCCACTACTGAAACTAGTGTCACTACTGTAACCACTTCAACAACTGGAACCAGTGTCACTCCTGTAACCCCTGGACCAACTGAATCCAGTGCCACTTCTCAATCCAGTGCCACTCCAGAAACCAGTGCCATGACTGAAACCACTGTCACGACTGTAACCACTTCAACTACTGGAAACAGTGCCACTCCTGTAACCAGTGGAACAACTGAATCCAGTGCCACTCCAGAAACAACTGCAACTACTGAAACCAGTGTCACTACTGTAACCACTGCAACAACTGGAACCAGTGCCATTACTGAGTCCAGTGCCACTCCTATAAGTACTGCGACTCTGGGAAGCAGTGCCACTTCACAAACCAGTGTCACTCCTACAACTCCTGGACCAACTGAATCCAGTGCCACTCCTGAATCCAGTGCCACTCCAGAAACAAGTGCCACTACTGAAACCAGTGTCACTACTGTAACCACTTCAACTATTGGAACCAGAGTCACCCCTGTAACCAGTGGTTCAACTGAATCCAGTGCCACTTCTCAGTCCAGTGCCACTCCAGAAACCAGTGCCACTACTGAAACCACTTTCACTACTGTAACCACTTCAACAGCTGAATCCAGTGCCACTCCTGTAACCAGTGGAACAACTGAATCCAGTGCCACTTCTCAATCCAGTGCCACTTCTGAATCCAGTGCCACTCCAGAAACCAGTGCCAGTACTGAAACCAATGTCACTACTGTAACCACTTCAACTACTGGAACCAGTGTCACTCCTGTAACCAGTGGAACAACTGAATCCAGTGCCACTTCTCAATCCAGTGCCACTCCAGAAACAAGTGCCACTACTGATACCACTGTCACTAGTGTAACCCCTGGACCAACTGAATCCAGTGCCACTTCTCAATCCAGTGCCACTCCAGAAACCAGTGCCACTCCAGAAACCAGTGCCACTACTGAAACCACTGTCACTACTGTAACCACTTCAACAGCTGAATCCAGTGCCACTCCTGTAACCAGTGAAACAACTGAATTCAGTGCCACTTCTCAATCCAGTGCCACTTCTGAATCCAGTGCCACTCCAGAAACCAGTGCCACTACTGAAACCACTGTCACTACTGGAACCACTTCAACTACTGGAACCAGTGTCACTCCTGTAACCAGTGGAACAACTGAATCCAGTGCCACTTCTCCATCCAGTGACACTGCAGAAACAAGTGCCACTATTGAAACCACTGTCACGACTGTAACCACTTCAACTACTGGAACCCGTGTCACTCCTGTAACCAGTGGAACAACTGAATCCAGTGCCACTCCAGAAACAACTGCACCTACTGAAACCAGTGTCACTACTGTAACCACTGCATCAACTGGAACCAGTGCCACTACTGAGTCCAGTGCCACTCCTATAACTACTGCGACTCTGGGAAGCAGTGCCACTTCACAAACCAGTGTCAGTCCTACAACTCCTGGACCAACTGAATCCAGTGCACCTTCTGAATCCAGTGCCACTTCTGAATCCAGTGCCACTCCAGAAACAAGTGCCACTACTGAAACCCCTGTCACTACTGTAACCCATGGACCAACTGAATCCAGTGCCACTTCTCAATCCACTGCCACTCCAGAAACAAGTGCCACTACTGAAACCATTCTCACGACTGTAACCACTTCAACAGCTGAATCCAGTGCCACTCCTGTAACCAGTGGAACAACTGAATCCAGTGCCACTTCTCAATCCAGTGCCACTTCTGAATCCAGTGCCACTCCAGAAACCAGTGCCAGTACTGAAACCACTGTCACGACTGTAACCACTTCAACTACTGGAACCCGTGTCACTCCTGTAACCAGTGGAACAACTGAATCCAGTGCCACTCCAGAAACAACTGCAACTACTGAAACCAGTGTCACTACTGTAACCACTGCAACAACTGGAACGAGTGCCACTACTGAGTCCAGTGCTACTCCTATAACAACTGCCACTCTGGGAAGCAGTGCCACTTCACAAACCATTGTCACTCCTACAACTCCTGGACCAACTGAATCCAGTGCCACTTCTCAATCAAGTGCCACTCCAGAAACAAGTGCCACTACTGAAACCACTGTCACTACTGTAACCACTTCAACAGCTGAATCCAGTGCCACTCCTGTAACCAGTGGAACAACTGAATCCAGTGCCACTTCTCAATCCAGTGCCACTTCTGAATCCAGTGCCACTCCAGAAACAAGTGCCACCACTGAAACTAGTGTTACTACTGTAACCTCTTCAACAACTGGAACCACTGTCACTCCTGTAACCCCTGGACCAACTGAATCCAGTGCCACTTCTCAATCCAGTGCCACTCCAGAAACCAGTGCCACTACTGAAACCACTGTGACTATTCTAACCACTTCAACAGCTGAATCCAGTGCCACTCCTGTAACCAGTGGAACAACTGAATCCAGTGCCACTCCAGAAACAACTGCAACTACTGAAACCAGTATCACTACTGTAACCACTGCAACAACTGGAACCAGTGCCACTACTGAGTCCAGTGCCACTCCTATAACAACTTCCACTCTGGGAAGCAGTGCCACTTCACAAACCAGTGTCACTCCAGAAACAAGTGCCACTACTGAAACCAGTGTCACTACTGTAACCACTTCAACTACTGGAACCAGTGTCACTCCTGTAACCCCTGGACCAACTGAATCCAGTGCCACTTCTCAATCCAGTGCCACTCCAGAAACAAGTGCCACTACTGAAACCAGTGTCACTAGTGTAACCACTTCAACTACTGGAACCAGTGTCACTCCTGTAACCACTGGACCAACTGAATCCAGTGCCACTTCTCAATCCAGTGCCACTTCTGAATCCAGTGCCACTCCAGAAACAAGTGCCACTACTGAAACCAGTGTCACTACTGTAACCACTTCAACTACTGGAACCAGTATCACTCCTGTAACCCCTGGACCAACTGAATCCAGTGCCACTTCTCAATCCAGTGCCACTTCTGAATCCAGTGCCACTCCAGAAACAAGTGCCACTACTGAAACCAGTGTCACTACTGTAACCACTTCAACTACTGGAACCAGTGACACGACTGAAACCACTGCCACTCCCAAAACTActaccactgtggaaatcagtgccACTTCACAAACCAGTGTCACTCCTGTCACCAGTGGAACAACTGAATCCAGTGCCACTTCTGAATCCAGTGCGACTCCAGAAACCAGTGTCACTACTGTAACCACTTCAATAACTGGAACCAGTGCCACCTCTGAGTCCAGTGCCACTCCTCAAACCAGTGGCACTTCTGATGTCACCACCACTCACGATTTCACCACTACTACTAATGTTACCACCATACCAGTCATCACCACCACTCCTGTAGGCACCACTAAACCGGTGGTCACCACTAAGCCGGTCATCACCACTAAGCCAGTTGTCACCACCACCCCTGCCATCACCACCACTCCag TGAATTGCCTGAACGGAGGGTACTGGTCAGGTGTGATGTGCGTCTGCCCCAATGGCTTCTCGGGGGATCGCTGTCAGAACAGAGTCCCCGTGGTCGACTGCCAGAACGGAGGCACGTGGGATGGACTCAAATGTCAGTGTACTGGCCTCTTCTATGGCCCAAGGTGTGAGGAAGTGATGGAGAGCGTAGAGATAA AGCCGACGGTCTCTGCAGCTGTGGAAGTGAGTGTGACAGTAACCAGTCAAGAATATAGTAATGAGCTACAGGACCGAAACTCCACAGAATTCCGTAACTTCAATGAGACATTCACAAAGCAG ATGGCGATAATTTATGCTGGTATCCCGGAGTATGAAGGAGTTATCATCAAAAATCTGAG CAAAGGCAGTATCGTGGTGGATTATGATGTCATCCTGAAGGCCCAGTACACCCCAGGATTCGACAGCACCTTAGATAACATCGTCAGTAACCTGGAGACAAAAATCAAGAATGCGACAACAGTTCAAGTACAAGATGACAATAATACCTGTTCAG CCTTACTGTGTTTCAACTCGACTGCCACCCGGGTGCAAACCAATGTTACAGTAGTCAGTGACAATCTTGAGG AGGTGTGCAAGAAAGAGGCTGGAGAGGACTTTGCAAAGTATGTCACCCTGGGGCTCAAGGACAATAAGTGGTACTGTGTCACGCCTTGTTCATCAGGCTACAGTACCTCCAAGAACTGCAGCTATGGCAAATGTCAGTTGCAGCGAAGTGGACCCCGGTGCCT CTGCTTGTCCACGGATACTCACTGGTACAGCGGTGAAAACTGCGACTGGGGCATCCAGAAAAGTCTGGTGTATGGGCTCGTGGGAGCCGGGGTGGCAGtgctgttggtgattcttgtgaTCCTCGCTGTGTTCTCCGTCCACTACAGAAGAGATGCACAAAG GCAAAAGTCCAGAGTGTCTGAGATGTACAGGTGGggtgaagaggaaggcagagcatCTCCCGGAACCTTCCACAACATTGGCTTTGAGCACAACGAAG AACAAGAAAACGATATTTCCTTGGACTCTGTGTACAGCAACTTCCAGCCCTCCCTAAGCCACATAAACCCTGAAGGAAAG